The genomic window ATATCGCTCGCGACCCGCGGACCACGCCCGTCATCGTCAGCGCAGTGAGGACGCCGATCGGGCGCTTCCTGGGCGGCCTTTCCTCCCTTTCCGCGCCAGACCTGGGCGGGATCGCGCTGCGCGAGGCGGTCGCGCGCGCCGGCATCGCGGCGGAGGACGTGGAAGAGGTCATCATGGGGAACGTGGTGCAGGGCGGGGTGGGGCAGGCCCCCGCGCGCCAAGCCGTCATCAAGGCCGGGCTCCCCTCCGGCATCTCCGCGCTCACCATCAACAAGGTGTGCGGCAGCGGGCTCAAGGCCGTGATGCTGGCCGCGCAGAGCATCCGCGCCGGCGACGGGCAGGTGATCCTCGCCGGCGGGCAGGAGAGCATGTCCAACGCTCCCTACTACGTCTACGGGATGCGCAACGGCGTCAAGTTCGGGGACCAGACGATGGTGGACGGGCTGGT from Longimicrobium sp. includes these protein-coding regions:
- a CDS encoding beta-ketoacyl synthase N-terminal-like domain-containing protein; translation: MIDIARDPRTTPVIVSAVRTPIGRFLGGLSSLSAPDLGGIALREAVARAGIAAEDVEEVIMGNVVQGGVGQAPARQAVIKAGLPSGISALTINKVCGSGLKAVMLAAQSIRAGDGQVILAGGQESMSNAPYYVYGMRNGVKFGDQTMVDGLVRDGLWCSFCEVHMGGHAEYTAKKAGISRQQADEFSVNSHRKAVAAIQAGKFTEEIVP